The following nucleotide sequence is from Prosthecobacter sp..
TTCTCGCCATTGAAGGCATAGATGAACATGCGTTCCAGCACGGCGAGGCATTCCGCTGTGCCGTAGATCGGCATGAAGTGATCACTTTCGACGGTGAAACGCCGCAGATCATCGAAGCCGGTAAGATGATCCATGTGCGGATGCGTGAAGATCGCAGCATCGAGCTGACGGATGTTTTCGCGCAGGCACTGCATGCGGAAATCAGGCGCCGTATCGACAACCCACGCGGCCTCAGGGGTCTGGATGTAAACCGAGCAGCGCAGCCGCTTGTCATGCGGATCGGTGCTGCGACACACGGCGCAATCACAACCGATCACCGGAATGCCGACAGAGGTGCCGGTGCCGAGGAAGGTGAGCTGCATGGACATGGGTTGGTGATGATGAATCCGGCAGGATTAGCCACGATTTGAAATTGTCACAGGGGTTCTGCAACAAAGGCCGAACCTCGTCTTCAAATTCAGCCGCCGCTGACGGCTTTCACGCGGCGATGGCCGTGTTCGGAAATTCGACGTGCCCATCTTTCCTGCTGACGAACAACGTGGCCTCATGCCGCAGAGTGGCATTGTTTTTCAGGCCCAGTTTTTCCTTCATCCGCGCCTCATTGGATTCCACGGTCTTGACCGAGATGCCCAGGCGGGCGGCCATTTCCTTCACCGAATGGCCCCGGCCCAGCAGATGATAAATCTGCAGTTCCCGTTCTGACAGCACCCGCTCCGGGTCTTGCATGTCGTGATCTCCAGTCTGGGTCAGGCTGCCGGTCATGGCCTCCGTGACACAAGGGGAGATGTGCTTGCGGCCTTCTGCCACGGCGATCAATGCGGTCAGAACCGACGCCTGGGAATCCAGATGAGAGATGACAGCCCGAGCACCGCTTTGAAGCGCGCGTTGAATGGCGGTCAT
It contains:
- a CDS encoding response regulator transcription factor, coding for MQELTRKQILLVQPLPVVRAGLKFMIDLGSEMKVCAEATTLARARILLPRLQPEVVMVDVEMEDGEGFAFLKEVSSTCARAVIFSRSLSMTAIQRALQSGARAVISHLDSQASVLTALIAVAEGRKHISPCVTEAMTGSLTQTGDHDMQDPERVLSERELQIYHLLGRGHSVKEMAARLGISVKTVESNEARMKEKLGLKNNATLRHEATLFVSRKDGHVEFPNTAIAA